In Oryza sativa Japonica Group chromosome 8, ASM3414082v1, the sequence GAATGGTACGATTGCGAATCATGAGGAAAGTAGAGAATGGCCAGCTGCATGCCTGCATCAGTATCTAAGCTTTGAGATGAAGCATTCATCCTCCCAAAGCATCCAGGTGAGGAAGGCAAGCTCTGCAAGCGTAGGAACATGGCCAATTCTGCTTGGAGTGCAGCTTCAGGAAGGGCCTAAGTAGCCCCAACCATATGCACAGAGGTGGTCCAAAGATATGCACTCTCCCATACCCTAACAACATAACAGAAACTGAACTAGCTCTACAGATTCGGTACCGACGATGATCTCGTCGCAATTGCGATCACATGACTGACGATACTGCGAAAATGACACAAAACAATAGCAGAAAGCGATTGCGAAATCGCCTCGAGAACTATCATATCGCCATAACACGGTCTTTCACTACAACAGATTGGTAACATCGAGTACCAGACAGATTGATTGCTGGTGAGTGAGATAAATGTGCAAAGAAGAGCTTTGCATGGTGGTGTAGATCATCAAGAACTTGAGTAGCTTCTACCTCCATCCAATCCACCAACAATTGTCAGAATTGCTGGTCAGTCAGGGTTTCCTTGGAGTGCCATTAAAGTCCGCAGAGGTggatggagaggagagaaacTAAACCTGCTGATGGCTTACGGCCAAGACAGCAAATGTGGCCGCACAACACCCCCACCATTTTTATGAGCTTGAACAACCGTCCTGGCTCCTCCTTTTGTCACACCCAGTGAGGGTTCTGCAAGTGCTTCTTCTCCTTTTGGCTGAGATTGAGCAAACATGGGCATGGCGATGAGGTGCGTCTTGGTCCTCTTCTCCGTCTCCCCCGTGCTGCTCCTGTTCAACTTCGAGATGCTGGAGGTTGCTCTCCATCTAGCGAGCCGCGAAAAGGAGCTCGACACCGCTGCGGTAACCCCTTCTGCCAGTTTGAGCTTCCTCTCGAGGTTTAGGATAATGCTGGGGATGAACCATCATCGGTCGCGGGGCCGAAGGCATAAGAGATATTCagaagctccagctccagctccagcaccAGTCCCAGCCCATCAAGCAAGATCAGAAGCTCCTGCCCCTCTTGTTCATGTGCCTCGAAAAGGAATGCCGTCGACTCATCGCAGCCACATTGCCCCAGCTAGAAGCCCGGTGCACAAAGTGAAAGATGGTGGTCACACCAAGATCCCGAGATCCGCCATTGTTGCTCTGGGTGTGGTTGGATTATGCCTAGTTGTTCTTGGAGTTGTCATAGCAGCATTCTCAGTCAGAAGATCAAGGAAGTTCAAGAAGGTGTGTACAAAGGCATTCAAACCATTTCGTCATGGATCAAGAGATCAAAGGTCACCTGCTGCTACCAGGAAGGTCAGTTCCCACCCTAGCCCAGATCCACTTACACTAAGTTCCATAGTACAGTACCAACAGAACCTTCCAAACCTTAAACAATCATCTGAATCAAAGAGTCTATCCATTCAGAGCACTATTCCGATGGGTACAGAACTAATAGTAAGTGATCATGCTGTGATAAACAACTCACAATCTGATGAGGTTGAATCTTTCCATTCCATACCTTGCTCTGATTTATCAGCTGGCTCCATTACAGAGTTACCTCAGCAAATTTGTGATAGAAGAGCTATTATGAACCGATCTGAGTATTTCCTACAAACACATGATTCACCATCTGATTCATCATATCAATCCCTTTCACCAGATTGTACATCTCGTTTGTCTCCAAAGGATCAAACTTTCACTGCTTCCAGTCACCTCAGTTTGCGTAGCAaaacttgtccagaaaaatCAGATGGTGAAAATGCTGAAATAAACTGTCATGATGGATTGGAAATAACTTGCATTTCTGGGTCCATGGAACATCAAGAAGCCCCTATCGAAGAGCGGGCCAGAATCAATTTCAGGAACCCACCATCACAACACATCTTCCCTCCCTCCTATCGTACAGATACCTCACAATCCAAAATCAACATAGCATTTACTATGACTAACTCAAAGGTTGAATCAAGTTCTAAGGAATCATCAAGGATTGAGACCTCCAGTTCAATGGGTATACCAAAACCggcaccgcctcctccaccgcaaAAGAACCCTCCTCCAAATCTGAAAGGGCAATGCTATGGccagcctccaccaccacctccattgCCACTTCAGATACAGGTTGGTAAAGATGGGTCTCCCCTACCAAGGTTGAAACCATTGCACTGGGACAAAGTAAGGGCTGCTCCAAACCGCTCTATGGTGTGGAATGATATAAGATCAAGTTCATTTGAGTTCGAGTAAGGCTATCCCCCCTCATAATTGTGTTCATCACATTTCCTATTCTTATTATGTTTTACAATAAAGCTATGCTATGCAGATTTGATGAGCAGATGATCAAGTCTTTGTTCGCATACAACCTTCAAGGGTCAATGAAAGATGAGGAGGCTATGAACAAAACCGCATCTACCACCAAACACGTCATTGAGCACCATAGGCTTCAAAATACTACTATCTTGTTGAAGACATTAAATGCAAACACCAGTCAAGTTTGCAATTCTGTAATACAAGGTAGGTTTCATGATGTTTTAAGTAATTATAAGTTATGATTATCAAGTTAACAATAATAACAATCAACTTATCCTCATGTCTCGGCTGACTCAGGTAATGGATTATCTGTGCAACAACTTGAAGCGCTTGTCAAGATGAAACCGACCaaagaagaggaggaaaagTTACTAAATTATGATGGCGATATTAACATGCTAGATCCAGCAGAAAACTTTGTGAAGGTGCTACTAACAATACCAATGGCATTCCCAAGGATGGAGGTCATGCTCTacaaggaaaattttgatgacGAGGTAGCTCACATCAAAATGTCCTTTGCAATGATCGAAGTAAGTGGAGTCATTTTGCATGACTTGTTTAGGACATATTCTGTTGTgcttatatatattgttttatttaatagGGAGCTTGCACTGAATTGAAGTCAAGCAAACTATTCTTAAGATTACTTGAAGCAGTACTCAAGACAGGAAACAGGATGAATGTCGGAACATTAAGAGGAGGTGCAAGTGCTTTCAAACTGGATGCGCTTCTGAAATTGGCAGATATACGTGGGACAGATGGGAAGACAACCCTACTGCACTTTGTTGTAAAAGAGATGGCTCGTTCAAAAGGATTAAAGGCTTTAGAAAAGCTCAATGAAACACCCAGCTCTTGTCATGACACACCAACTGAACGAGAGGAGTATTCATCAATGGGTACAGAATTTGTCTCTGAGCTAAGTAATGAACTAGGCAACGTCAAGAAGGTAGCAAGCATAGATCTGGATACCTTGCGAAACTCAATATCAAATCTATCCTGTGGGCTGGCTCAACTGAGAAATCTTGTTGAGAAGGACCTAGCCAGTGATGACAAGAACAATAACTTCTTGCAATGCATGAAATCCTTCCTAAATCATGCAGAGAATACTATGCAGGGGCTCAAAGCTGATGAAGCTCAAGTCCTACTCAATGTCAGGGAACTAACGGAGTACTATCATGGAGAGGTCAGCAAGGATGAGTCCAATCTGCTCCAAATATTCATCATCGTGAAAGATTTTCTTGGTTTGCTGGATAAGGTGTGCCGAGAAATGAGGGGCACAAAGCATAACCAAACTCTCAATTTAGTCCTTCCACTCAAGTGAATAGGTATAGATTAACCAACTGGCCACTAACAAATTGATTGTTTTGCATGTGAATGTTTGTATAACGATGTTAGCATTAAGTGTTTGACAAGTTGACTGCTTGTGTATGAGAGTGTTTCTTTGGGAGTGTTAGAATGG encodes:
- the LOC4345639 gene encoding formin-like protein 9 precursor, translated to MGMAMRCVLVLFSVSPVLLLFNFEMLEVALHLASREKELDTAAVTPSASLSFLSRFRIMLGMNHHRSRGRRHKRYSEAPAPAPAPVPAHQARSEAPAPLVHVPRKGMPSTHRSHIAPARSPVHKVKDGGHTKIPRSAIVALGVVGLCLVVLGVVIAAFSVRRSRKFKKVCTKAFKPFRHGSRDQRSPAATRKVSSHPSPDPLTLSSIVQYQQNLPNLKQSSESKSLSIQSTIPMGTELIVSDHAVINNSQSDEVESFHSIPCSDLSAGSITELPQQICDRRAIMNRSEYFLQTHDSPSDSSYQSLSPDCTSRLSPKDQTFTASSHLSLRSKTCPEKSDGENAEINCHDGLEITCISGSMEHQEAPIEERARINFRNPPSQHIFPPSYRTDTSQSKINIAFTMTNSKVESSSKESSRIETSSSMGIPKPAPPPPPQKNPPPNLKGQCYGQPPPPPPLPLQIQVGKDGSPLPRLKPLHWDKVRAAPNRSMVWNDIRSSSFEFEFDEQMIKSLFAYNLQGSMKDEEAMNKTASTTKHVIEHHRLQNTTILLKTLNANTSQVCNSVIQGNGLSVQQLEALVKMKPTKEEEEKLLNYDGDINMLDPAENFVKVLLTIPMAFPRMEVMLYKENFDDEVAHIKMSFAMIEGACTELKSSKLFLRLLEAVLKTGNRMNVGTLRGGASAFKLDALLKLADIRGTDGKTTLLHFVVKEMARSKGLKALEKLNETPSSCHDTPTEREEYSSMGTEFVSELSNELGNVKKVASIDLDTLRNSISNLSCGLAQLRNLVEKDLASDDKNNNFLQCMKSFLNHAENTMQGLKADEAQVLLNVRELTEYYHGEVSKDESNLLQIFIIVKDFLGLLDKVCREMRGTKHNQTLNLVLPLK